The following coding sequences are from one Actinopolymorpha sp. NPDC004070 window:
- a CDS encoding phosphatase PAP2 family protein, with protein sequence MGAVMLASGAGQLPGDPAWFRAVNAFSRATGWLHAPITAYAKFGVVVFALLLLWGWWTARGTGDLAKVAAALWAPVGTLVAVGVNQPIVHGVHEARPYTALPHVLVLVTRSADYSFPSDHATMAGAVTAGLFLVGRRLGLVGLLAAVVMAFARVYVGAHFPGDVLAGLVVGAAVSLIGFALLRRALVWLVAALVRTPVRPLLTAVPPSETIRRTGDRVAT encoded by the coding sequence ATGGGTGCAGTGATGCTTGCCTCCGGCGCCGGGCAACTGCCGGGCGATCCGGCGTGGTTCCGGGCCGTCAACGCCTTCTCGCGGGCGACGGGGTGGCTGCACGCGCCGATCACCGCGTACGCGAAGTTCGGTGTGGTCGTGTTCGCGCTCCTGTTGCTGTGGGGGTGGTGGACCGCCCGCGGGACCGGTGACCTGGCCAAGGTGGCGGCCGCGCTGTGGGCGCCGGTGGGCACCCTGGTCGCCGTCGGGGTGAACCAGCCGATCGTGCACGGCGTCCACGAAGCGCGTCCCTACACCGCACTGCCGCATGTGCTGGTCCTGGTGACCCGTAGCGCCGACTACTCGTTCCCCAGTGACCACGCGACGATGGCGGGAGCGGTGACGGCCGGCCTGTTCCTGGTGGGCCGCCGTCTCGGCCTGGTCGGTCTTCTCGCGGCCGTGGTGATGGCGTTTGCGCGGGTGTATGTCGGCGCACACTTTCCCGGTGACGTACTGGCCGGGCTGGTGGTGGGAGCGGCGGTTTCCCTGATCGGCTTCGCCCTCCTTCGCCGTGCACTGGTGTGGCTGGTGGCCGCACTGGTTCGTACGCCGGTGCGCCCACTGCTGACCGCCGTACCTCCGTCCGAAACGATCCGTCGGACCGGGGACCGCGTGGCCACGTGA